A single genomic interval of Nonomuraea rubra harbors:
- a CDS encoding arylsulfatase, producing MINGPSRRALLAGTFAGLALPGAVSTALPAQAEATVRRGSLPRRPNILLILADDLGWAEIGSNGQRLIRTPNLDRLAAEGVQFKTAYAGAPLCAPSRCSLLTGLHAGHSTVRENPEGGPQHSLTDADLTFAEVLQLSGYRTACIGKWGFGPEEAGQASHPNMRGFDEFFGYIGHKHAHQYFPKYLWHNGQKVQLDGSKYAPHLFRQRAVEFIGAGGDQPFLLYFASTLPHSPSVVPGDAGEYEDKPWSGPNRRHAAQVARLDTDVAALIRALRDEGVAKDTLVLFTSDNGPHRERGVTPWLFDSNGPLRADKRDVYEGGIRVPLIAWSPGLSPRVERRPVASWDLLPTLADLAETPVPANLDGLSFRGLLTGEDAPRHTHLVWNRPRKAQAIRRGRWKLVRFAPNIAGAGPEGRIELYDLTKDQGESRDLAAARPQITQELVELLDSSIGEDPRMPYGLRTELTGGQVVVTLHNGSAVPWTQVELGLDGKRRTRAHTVARVDPGMAISVGFPAPSTGRITARAGFRAGGRSHVFRRVHLGGEAPVTLTSQ from the coding sequence GTGATCAACGGGCCTTCGCGCCGAGCCTTACTCGCCGGTACCTTCGCCGGCCTCGCCCTGCCCGGGGCAGTGTCCACCGCACTGCCCGCGCAGGCCGAGGCCACCGTACGTCGTGGCAGCCTGCCCAGGCGGCCGAACATCCTGCTCATCCTGGCCGACGACCTCGGCTGGGCGGAGATAGGCAGCAACGGGCAGCGCCTGATCCGCACCCCGAACCTGGACCGGCTGGCGGCCGAGGGCGTGCAGTTCAAGACCGCGTACGCGGGTGCGCCGCTCTGCGCGCCGTCACGCTGCTCGCTGCTCACCGGCCTGCACGCCGGGCACAGCACCGTGCGGGAGAACCCGGAGGGCGGGCCGCAGCACTCGCTCACCGACGCCGACCTCACCTTCGCCGAGGTGCTGCAGCTGTCCGGCTACCGGACCGCCTGCATCGGCAAGTGGGGCTTCGGCCCGGAGGAGGCCGGCCAGGCCTCGCACCCCAACATGCGCGGCTTCGACGAGTTCTTCGGCTACATCGGGCACAAGCACGCGCACCAGTACTTCCCCAAGTACCTGTGGCACAACGGGCAGAAGGTGCAGCTCGACGGCAGCAAGTACGCGCCGCACCTGTTCAGGCAGCGGGCCGTCGAGTTCATCGGCGCGGGCGGCGACCAGCCGTTCCTGCTCTACTTCGCCAGCACGCTGCCGCACTCGCCGAGCGTCGTCCCCGGCGACGCCGGCGAGTACGAGGACAAGCCGTGGAGCGGTCCGAACCGCCGCCACGCCGCCCAGGTGGCCAGGCTCGACACCGACGTCGCCGCGCTGATCAGAGCCCTGCGTGACGAGGGCGTGGCCAAGGACACCCTCGTGCTGTTCACCAGCGACAACGGCCCGCACAGGGAGCGGGGCGTCACGCCCTGGCTGTTCGACTCCAACGGCCCCCTCAGGGCCGACAAGCGCGACGTGTACGAGGGCGGCATCCGCGTGCCGCTGATCGCCTGGTCGCCGGGGCTGAGCCCGCGGGTGGAGCGGCGGCCCGTGGCGTCCTGGGACCTCCTGCCGACGCTGGCCGACCTGGCGGAGACGCCCGTCCCCGCCAACCTCGACGGCCTGTCCTTCCGTGGCCTGCTCACCGGCGAGGACGCGCCCAGGCACACCCACCTCGTCTGGAACCGGCCGCGCAAGGCCCAGGCCATCCGCCGGGGCCGGTGGAAGCTGGTCAGGTTCGCCCCGAACATCGCCGGTGCCGGGCCCGAGGGCCGCATCGAGCTGTACGACCTGACCAAGGACCAGGGGGAGAGCCGCGACCTCGCCGCCGCCAGGCCGCAGATCACCCAGGAGCTGGTGGAGCTGCTCGACAGCTCGATCGGGGAGGACCCGCGCATGCCGTACGGCCTGCGTACCGAGCTCACCGGCGGGCAGGTCGTGGTCACCCTGCACAACGGCTCCGCCGTGCCCTGGACCCAGGTCGAGCTGGGCCTCGACGGCAAACGCAGGACGCGGGCGCACACCGTCGCCCGCGTGGACCCCGGGATGGCCATCTCGGTCGGCTTCCCCGCGCCGTCCACCGGGCGGATCACGGCGAGGGCCGGCTTCCGGGCGGGCGGCCGCTCGCACGTCTTCCGCCGGGTCCACCTCGGCGGGGAGGCGCCGGTCACGCTGACCAGCCAGTGA
- a CDS encoding peptidoglycan recognition protein family protein, with product MNLVTRAEWHAKKPTSDYVRLSSTEGIKIHYTGGKVPADLADSGNHDRCVDLVQDIQRMHMSGGRGEKYIDLGYNMVCCPHRRTFMGRGPHALPAANGAGLNSGHYAVLALVGSSGLTEPNDDLLNALVDAIEYLREHGDAGREVKGHRDGYDTSCPGDPLYRWLRDGAERP from the coding sequence ATGAATCTGGTCACCCGTGCGGAGTGGCACGCCAAGAAGCCGACCAGCGACTACGTCCGGCTGTCCTCCACCGAAGGCATCAAGATCCACTACACCGGCGGCAAGGTGCCCGCCGACCTCGCCGACTCCGGCAACCACGACCGCTGCGTCGACCTGGTCCAGGACATCCAGCGCATGCACATGTCGGGGGGCCGCGGCGAGAAGTACATCGACCTGGGCTACAACATGGTGTGCTGCCCTCACCGGCGCACGTTCATGGGCCGCGGCCCCCACGCACTCCCGGCCGCCAACGGCGCGGGCCTCAACTCCGGCCACTACGCGGTGCTCGCCCTGGTCGGCAGCTCGGGCCTGACGGAGCCGAACGACGACCTGCTCAACGCCCTGGTCGACGCCATCGAATACCTCCGCGAGCACGGCGACGCGGGCCGCGAGGTGAAGGGCCACCGCGACGGCTACGACACCTCCTGCCCCGGCGACCCCCTCTACCGCTGGCTCCGCGACGGCGCGGAACGCCCCTGA
- a CDS encoding NUDIX hydrolase family protein: MTEKTETTPAWLAPEELESVRGRMPILYIDAVPVRVDDTGVVTRVGLLLRMLPDGTVSRALVSGRVLHHERIRDALLRHLEKDLGPVALPRIPVSPQPFTVAEYFPTPGVTPYHDPRQHAVSLAYIVPVAGDCRPRQDALDLVWFTPEEAASPMVQEEMAGGQGVLLRQALAHVGRLP; encoded by the coding sequence ATGACCGAAAAGACCGAAACCACGCCTGCTTGGCTCGCACCGGAAGAACTGGAATCGGTGCGGGGCCGGATGCCGATCCTCTACATCGACGCGGTGCCGGTGCGCGTCGATGACACCGGCGTGGTCACCCGCGTCGGCCTGCTGCTTCGCATGTTGCCGGACGGCACGGTCAGCCGGGCGCTGGTCTCGGGGCGGGTGCTCCACCACGAGCGGATCCGCGACGCGCTGCTGCGGCACCTGGAGAAGGACCTCGGGCCCGTGGCGCTGCCGCGCATCCCCGTCTCCCCGCAGCCCTTCACCGTCGCCGAGTACTTTCCCACGCCCGGTGTCACGCCCTACCACGACCCGCGCCAGCATGCCGTCTCGCTGGCCTACATCGTGCCCGTCGCGGGTGACTGCCGGCCCCGGCAGGACGCGCTCGACCTGGTGTGGTTCACGCCGGAGGAGGCGGCCTCGCCGATGGTGCAGGAGGAGATGGCCGGCGGGCAGGGCGTGCTGCTGAGGCAGGCCCTGGCCCACGTCGGCCGCCTGCCCTGA
- the nrfD gene encoding NrfD/PsrC family molybdoenzyme membrane anchor subunit: MSQTDVRMDGSPGLRGEREATPGSAGRRRERLMVPKATFDSYYGRPVLNEPTWQAHDIAGYLFLGGLAGASSTLAAAAELTGRPRLARAAKVGALGALGGSLYALIHDLGRPERFVNMLRVFKVTSPMSVGTWILTVYGPHAGAAAASDVTGLFPGLGRAATVGAGIAGPAVATYTAALICDTAVPVWHEAYREMPFLFAGSAAASAGGLGMLAAPLSEAGPARRAAVLGAAVEVAAAARMERRLGPLAEPLKRSRLLRLGEGLSLAGALAGATVGRRSRVAAAVAGAALLAGSACTRFGIFRAGMESAGDPKHTVQPQRRRLAQARAESDLT; the protein is encoded by the coding sequence ATGAGCCAGACCGACGTGCGGATGGACGGCTCGCCCGGGCTGCGCGGCGAGCGCGAGGCCACGCCCGGCTCGGCGGGCCGCAGGCGCGAGCGGCTGATGGTGCCCAAGGCCACCTTCGACTCCTACTACGGGCGGCCGGTGCTGAACGAGCCGACCTGGCAGGCGCACGACATCGCGGGTTACCTGTTCCTGGGCGGCCTGGCGGGCGCGTCGTCCACGCTGGCCGCCGCCGCCGAGCTGACCGGCCGCCCGCGCCTGGCCAGGGCGGCCAAGGTGGGGGCGCTGGGCGCGCTGGGCGGCTCGCTCTACGCGCTGATCCACGACCTGGGCCGACCCGAGCGCTTCGTGAACATGTTGCGGGTGTTCAAGGTGACCTCGCCGATGAGCGTCGGCACGTGGATCCTCACCGTGTACGGCCCGCACGCCGGCGCCGCCGCGGCCAGCGACGTCACCGGGCTGTTCCCGGGCCTCGGCCGCGCCGCCACCGTGGGGGCGGGGATCGCGGGCCCGGCGGTGGCCACGTACACGGCGGCGCTGATCTGCGACACCGCCGTGCCGGTCTGGCACGAGGCGTACCGGGAGATGCCGTTCCTGTTCGCCGGGTCGGCGGCGGCGTCGGCGGGCGGGCTCGGCATGCTGGCCGCGCCGCTGTCGGAGGCGGGGCCGGCGCGGCGGGCGGCGGTGCTGGGCGCGGCGGTGGAGGTGGCGGCGGCGGCCCGGATGGAGCGGCGGCTGGGGCCGCTGGCGGAGCCGCTCAAGCGCAGCCGGCTGCTGCGGCTCGGTGAGGGGCTGTCGCTGGCCGGCGCGCTGGCCGGGGCGACCGTGGGCCGGCGCAGCAGGGTCGCGGCCGCCGTGGCGGGCGCCGCGCTGCTGGCCGGGTCGGCGTGCACCAGGTTCGGGATCTTCCGGGCAGGCATGGAGTCGGCCGGTGATCCCAAGCACACCGTCCAGCCGCAGCGCAGGCGGCTGGCGCAGGCGAGAGCGGAGAGTGATCTGACATGA
- a CDS encoding 4Fe-4S dicluster domain-containing protein encodes MAFDLEERLGDSRVGFFTDTSICIGCKACEVACKEWNHVPDDGLTFTGWSYDNTMKLSADTWRHVAFVEQRQPLGRQEPGVGEMDFRWLMASDVCKHCTHAACLDVCPTGSLFRTEYGTVVVQEDICNGCGYCVPACPFGVIGKRETSGTAAKCTMCYDRLGAGEEPACAKTCPTDSIQFGDLDELRERAERRLEQVRAAGVGSARLYGHDPDDGVGGMGAFFLLLDEPEVYGLPPDPVVTTRDLPSMWRHVGVAAVALLAGVAATAWRRQR; translated from the coding sequence ATGGCCTTCGACCTGGAGGAGCGGCTCGGCGACAGCCGGGTGGGGTTCTTCACCGACACCAGCATCTGCATCGGCTGCAAGGCGTGCGAGGTGGCGTGCAAGGAGTGGAACCACGTCCCCGACGACGGCCTGACCTTCACCGGCTGGTCGTACGACAACACGATGAAGCTGAGCGCCGACACCTGGCGGCACGTGGCGTTCGTGGAGCAGCGGCAGCCCCTGGGGCGCCAGGAGCCCGGGGTCGGGGAGATGGACTTCCGCTGGCTGATGGCCTCCGACGTGTGCAAGCACTGCACGCACGCGGCCTGCCTGGACGTGTGCCCGACGGGGTCGCTGTTCCGCACCGAGTACGGCACGGTCGTGGTGCAGGAGGACATCTGCAACGGCTGCGGCTACTGCGTGCCCGCGTGCCCGTTCGGGGTGATCGGCAAGCGGGAGACGAGCGGCACGGCGGCCAAGTGCACGATGTGCTACGACCGGCTGGGCGCCGGCGAGGAGCCGGCCTGCGCCAAGACGTGCCCGACCGACTCCATCCAGTTCGGCGACCTGGACGAGCTGCGCGAGCGGGCCGAGCGGCGGCTGGAGCAGGTGCGCGCGGCCGGGGTGGGCTCCGCCCGCCTGTACGGGCACGACCCGGACGACGGCGTCGGCGGGATGGGCGCGTTCTTCCTGCTGCTGGACGAACCCGAGGTGTACGGCCTGCCGCCCGATCCGGTGGTGACGACCAGGGACCTGCCGTCGATGTGGCGGCACGTGGGAGTGGCGGCGGTGGCCCTGCTCGCCGGGGTGGCGGCGACGGCGTGGAGGCGGCAGCGATGA
- the fdh gene encoding formate dehydrogenase — protein MEFGWPLLRQLTGADRTARGSAARSAKTAGLRARTATADRVVKSVCPYCAVGCAQNVFVRDEQVVQIEGDPDSPISRGRLCPKGAASLQLTTDSRRQYQALHRPPGAADWQEIDLDTAMDLIADRIIATRRETWEQERDGLRTARTMGIASLGGATLDNEENYLIKKLLTALGVVQIENQARVCHSSTVVGLGTSFGRGGATTFMQDLQHADCVVIEGSNFAEAHPVGFQWVMEAKARGAVVIHVDPRFTRTSALADLHVPIRAGSDVAFIGAIINHVLENELYFHEYVVNYTNAATILREDYRDAEDLDGLFSGFDAESRSYDVDSWQYEGMTTVAASGDRDQEYGKRAGGSPPGRSEVQGGTGAPLDGQAQRDETLRHPRCVLQVLRRHYARYTPEMVERVCGVPRHLFEEVCRHLTENSGPDRTAEFVYAVGWTQHSDGSQFIRAACILQLLLGNIGRPGGGIQALRGHASIQGSSDIPTLFNLLPGYIPMPHAHENEHLRDFLQADAPHQGFWANMPAYLISLLKAWWGASAQPDNDYRFGWLPRLTGSHSTYDTVLAQLDGTCKGYLLLGENPAVGSANTKMQRLGMANLDWLVVRDLNLIESATWWKDGPEIETGELKTADIRTEVFFLPAACHTEKSGSFTNTNRLLQWHHQAVEPRGDARSDLWFMYHLGRIIRDKLAGSQDPADAPVLDLTWDYPVSGETAEPSAEAVQAEINGWDADGRPLSGYQELKDDGSTACGCWIYCGVRKDGVNQAARRKPAAEQDWIAAEWAWAWPANRRILYNRASARPDGSPWSERKRLVWWDAEAGTWTGHDVPDFETGKSPGYRPPPGATGVAALSGTDPFIMQADGKGWLFAPAGVVDGPLPTHYEPQDSPVANPLYGRQRNPARKLYPHERNRYQPSGDEPGASVYPYVVTTYRLTEHFTAGGMSRFTPYLAELQPEMFCEVSPALAAERGLVHGDWATIVTARNAIEARVLVTDRIPSLHLDGRTLHQIGLPFHFGPNGLARGDAANELSSISLDPNSHIQEVKALSADIRPGRRPRGPALPELVRSYQRRAGVDAGTGMES, from the coding sequence ATGGAGTTCGGGTGGCCGCTGCTGCGGCAGCTCACGGGGGCGGACCGGACGGCGCGGGGCTCGGCGGCGAGGTCGGCGAAGACGGCCGGGCTGCGCGCGCGTACGGCCACGGCCGACCGCGTGGTGAAGTCGGTGTGCCCGTACTGCGCGGTGGGCTGCGCGCAGAACGTGTTCGTACGGGACGAGCAGGTCGTCCAGATCGAGGGCGACCCCGACTCCCCCATCAGCCGCGGCAGGCTGTGCCCCAAGGGCGCGGCCAGTCTCCAGCTCACCACCGACTCCCGCCGCCAGTACCAGGCGCTGCACCGGCCGCCCGGCGCGGCCGACTGGCAGGAGATCGACCTGGACACGGCGATGGACCTGATCGCCGACCGGATCATCGCGACCCGGCGCGAGACCTGGGAGCAGGAGCGCGACGGCCTGCGCACCGCCAGGACCATGGGCATCGCCAGCCTGGGCGGCGCCACGCTGGACAACGAGGAGAACTACCTCATCAAGAAGCTGCTGACGGCGCTGGGCGTGGTGCAGATCGAGAACCAGGCCCGCGTCTGCCACAGCTCGACCGTGGTGGGGCTCGGCACGTCGTTCGGGCGGGGCGGTGCGACCACGTTCATGCAGGACCTGCAGCACGCCGACTGCGTCGTCATCGAGGGCTCCAACTTCGCCGAGGCCCATCCCGTAGGCTTCCAGTGGGTGATGGAGGCCAAGGCGCGCGGCGCGGTGGTCATCCACGTGGACCCGCGCTTCACCCGCACCAGCGCGCTGGCCGACCTGCACGTGCCCATCCGCGCGGGCTCCGACGTGGCCTTCATCGGCGCGATCATCAACCACGTGCTGGAGAACGAGCTGTACTTCCACGAGTACGTGGTCAACTACACCAACGCGGCCACGATCCTGCGCGAGGACTACCGCGACGCCGAGGACCTGGACGGCCTGTTCTCCGGCTTCGACGCCGAGAGCCGCTCGTACGACGTGGACTCCTGGCAGTACGAGGGCATGACGACGGTCGCCGCCTCGGGCGACCGGGACCAGGAGTACGGCAAGCGGGCGGGCGGCTCCCCGCCGGGCCGCTCCGAGGTGCAGGGCGGCACCGGCGCGCCGCTGGACGGCCAGGCGCAGCGCGACGAGACGCTGCGCCACCCGCGCTGCGTGCTGCAGGTGCTGCGCCGCCACTACGCCCGCTACACCCCGGAGATGGTCGAGCGGGTGTGCGGGGTGCCACGGCACCTGTTCGAGGAGGTGTGCCGCCACCTGACGGAGAACTCGGGCCCGGACAGGACGGCCGAGTTCGTCTACGCGGTCGGCTGGACCCAGCACAGCGACGGCTCCCAGTTCATCCGGGCGGCCTGCATCCTGCAACTGCTGCTCGGCAACATCGGCCGTCCGGGCGGCGGGATCCAGGCGCTGCGCGGCCACGCCAGCATCCAGGGCTCCAGCGACATCCCGACGCTGTTCAACCTGCTGCCCGGCTACATCCCGATGCCGCACGCGCACGAGAACGAGCACCTGCGCGACTTCCTCCAGGCCGACGCGCCGCACCAGGGCTTCTGGGCCAACATGCCCGCCTACCTGATCAGCCTGCTCAAGGCGTGGTGGGGCGCTTCCGCGCAGCCGGACAACGACTACCGGTTCGGCTGGCTGCCGCGCCTGACGGGCTCGCACAGCACGTACGACACGGTGCTGGCGCAGCTCGACGGCACCTGCAAGGGCTACCTGCTGCTCGGCGAGAACCCGGCGGTCGGCTCGGCCAACACGAAGATGCAGCGCCTGGGCATGGCCAACCTCGACTGGCTGGTGGTGCGCGACCTCAACCTGATCGAGAGCGCGACCTGGTGGAAGGACGGCCCGGAGATCGAGACCGGCGAGCTGAAGACCGCCGACATCCGTACCGAGGTGTTCTTCCTTCCGGCGGCCTGCCACACCGAGAAGAGCGGCAGCTTCACCAACACCAACCGGCTGCTGCAGTGGCACCACCAGGCCGTCGAGCCGCGCGGCGACGCCCGCAGCGACCTGTGGTTCATGTACCACCTGGGCCGCATCATCCGCGATAAGCTGGCCGGCTCTCAGGACCCGGCCGACGCGCCCGTGCTCGACCTGACGTGGGACTACCCGGTGAGCGGCGAGACGGCCGAGCCGTCGGCGGAGGCGGTGCAGGCCGAGATCAACGGCTGGGACGCCGACGGCCGGCCGCTGTCCGGCTACCAGGAGCTGAAGGACGACGGCTCGACCGCCTGCGGCTGCTGGATCTACTGCGGCGTCCGCAAGGACGGCGTCAACCAGGCCGCCCGCCGCAAGCCGGCCGCCGAGCAGGACTGGATCGCCGCCGAGTGGGCGTGGGCGTGGCCGGCGAACCGGCGCATCCTCTACAACCGCGCCTCGGCCAGGCCCGACGGCAGCCCGTGGAGCGAGCGCAAGCGGCTGGTCTGGTGGGACGCGGAGGCGGGCACGTGGACCGGGCACGACGTGCCCGACTTCGAGACCGGCAAGAGCCCCGGCTACCGGCCGCCTCCCGGCGCGACGGGGGTGGCGGCGCTGTCGGGGACCGACCCGTTCATCATGCAGGCCGACGGCAAGGGCTGGCTGTTCGCGCCCGCCGGGGTGGTGGACGGGCCGCTGCCCACGCACTACGAGCCGCAGGACTCGCCGGTAGCCAACCCCCTGTACGGGCGGCAGCGCAACCCGGCGCGCAAGCTCTACCCGCACGAGCGGAACCGGTACCAGCCGAGCGGCGACGAGCCGGGGGCGTCGGTCTACCCGTACGTGGTGACGACGTACCGGCTGACCGAGCACTTCACGGCGGGCGGCATGAGCCGGTTCACGCCGTACCTGGCGGAGCTGCAGCCGGAGATGTTCTGCGAGGTCTCGCCCGCGCTGGCGGCGGAGCGGGGGCTGGTGCACGGCGACTGGGCGACGATCGTCACCGCGCGCAACGCCATCGAGGCCAGGGTGCTGGTCACCGACCGCATCCCGTCGCTGCACCTCGACGGGCGGACGCTGCACCAGATCGGGCTGCCGTTCCACTTCGGCCCGAACGGGCTGGCCAGGGGCGACGCGGCCAACGAGCTGTCGTCCATCTCGCTGGACCCGAACTCGCACATCCAGGAGGTCAAGGCCCTGTCGGCGGACATCCGCCCGGGCCGGCGGCCGCGCGGCCCGGCGCTGCCCGAGCTGGTGCGGTCCTACCAGCGGCGGGCCGGCGTGGACGCCGGCACGGGAATGGAGTCGTGA
- a CDS encoding rhamnulokinase produces the protein MSRRFAAVDLGASSGRVMLADLSGGLSLTEAHRFPNGPVRVGGRLYWDILGLYREILAGLRAAGPVSSIGVDSWAVDYALLDESGAMLGNPVHYRDDRTAGVAERVAGSVGAEALYEVSGLQVLPFNTIYQLLAEPRLGDAATMLMIPDLIGYWLTGEAGAEVTNASTTGLLDVRTREWALPLIERLGLPAGLFPPLRQPGDAVGGLRRDVAGEIGWSAPVRAVGSHDTASAVAAVPATGPAFAFVSCGTWSLAGVELPGPVLTPESRAANFTNEAGIDGTVRYLRNVMGLWLLQECLRAWPGSDLGELLKAAAAERPFAAVVNPDEPAFLPPGDMPARIAAECRRTGQRPPASPAAYVRCVLESLALGHRLAVRQAMELSGRDVEVVHLVGGGSRNELLCQFTADACGLPVVAGPGEATTFGNVLVQARAAGLVSDLAEMRALVAASRPLRRYEPSGDRAAWDEAASRVF, from the coding sequence ATGAGCCGCCGTTTCGCCGCCGTCGACCTGGGCGCCTCCAGCGGCCGGGTGATGCTGGCCGACCTGTCCGGCGGGCTGAGCCTGACCGAGGCGCACCGCTTCCCGAACGGCCCGGTCCGCGTCGGCGGCCGCCTCTACTGGGACATCCTCGGCCTCTACCGCGAGATCCTCGCCGGGTTGCGCGCGGCGGGCCCGGTCTCCTCCATCGGCGTGGACTCGTGGGCGGTGGACTACGCGCTGCTCGACGAGTCGGGCGCCATGCTGGGCAACCCCGTGCACTACCGCGACGACCGCACGGCCGGCGTGGCGGAGCGGGTGGCCGGGTCGGTCGGGGCGGAGGCCCTGTACGAGGTGTCGGGGCTGCAGGTCCTGCCGTTCAACACGATCTACCAGCTCCTGGCGGAGCCGCGGCTCGGCGACGCGGCGACGATGCTGATGATCCCCGACCTGATCGGCTACTGGCTGACCGGCGAGGCGGGCGCCGAGGTGACCAACGCCTCCACCACGGGCCTGCTGGACGTGCGCACCCGCGAGTGGGCGTTACCGCTGATCGAGCGGCTCGGTCTGCCGGCGGGCCTCTTCCCGCCGCTGCGGCAGCCCGGCGACGCGGTCGGCGGGCTGCGCAGGGACGTGGCCGGGGAGATCGGCTGGTCGGCGCCCGTGCGCGCGGTCGGCTCGCACGACACCGCCTCGGCGGTGGCCGCGGTGCCCGCCACCGGCCCCGCCTTCGCCTTCGTCTCGTGCGGCACCTGGTCGCTGGCCGGGGTGGAGCTGCCCGGCCCGGTGCTCACCCCCGAGAGCCGTGCCGCGAACTTCACCAACGAGGCCGGTATCGACGGCACCGTCCGCTACCTGCGCAACGTCATGGGCCTGTGGCTGCTGCAGGAGTGCCTGCGCGCCTGGCCGGGCTCCGACCTGGGCGAGCTGCTGAAGGCCGCGGCGGCCGAGCGGCCGTTCGCCGCCGTGGTGAACCCGGACGAGCCCGCGTTCCTGCCGCCGGGCGACATGCCGGCCAGGATCGCCGCCGAGTGCCGCCGCACCGGCCAGCGGCCGCCCGCCTCCCCCGCCGCGTACGTGCGGTGCGTGCTGGAGAGCCTGGCGCTCGGGCACCGGCTGGCCGTACGGCAGGCGATGGAGCTGTCGGGCCGCGACGTCGAGGTGGTCCACCTGGTGGGCGGCGGGTCGCGGAACGAGCTGCTGTGCCAGTTCACCGCCGACGCGTGCGGGCTGCCGGTGGTGGCGGGGCCCGGGGAGGCGACCACGTTCGGCAACGTGCTGGTGCAGGCGCGGGCGGCCGGGCTGGTGTCGGACCTCGCGGAGATGCGCGCGCTGGTCGCCGCCTCGCGGCCGCTGCGCCGCTACGAGCCGTCCGGTGACCGCGCCGCCTGGGACGAGGCGGCCTCCCGGGTGTTCTGA
- a CDS encoding LacI family DNA-binding transcriptional regulator, which yields MAMVSIKDVAAHAGVSPGTVSNVLNRPGKVAPATRERVEAAISELGFVRHGSASTLRAGHSRTIGLSVIDIGNPFFTEVAAGVEDVASELGYAVILGNSAGSQDKEERNLRVLAEQRVRGVLITPSGEDPGRLDRLREHGISVVLVDHPAHRPDQCAVAVDDVAGGRAAVAHLLSKGARTVAYVTGPLTIRQCVERCEGAKVAMRAAGLDPADLRVAEAATMTARAGEKAAADLIADGLPEAVFCANDLLALGVLRALLRSGVRVPEDVALMGYDDIDFAAASTVSLSSMRQPTYQLGRIATELLLDECDNPDTHAHQHIMFQPELVARESTQ from the coding sequence ATGGCCATGGTCAGCATCAAGGACGTCGCCGCACACGCCGGCGTCTCCCCGGGCACGGTCTCCAACGTACTGAACCGGCCCGGCAAAGTCGCCCCCGCGACGCGCGAGCGGGTGGAGGCGGCCATCAGCGAGCTGGGGTTCGTCCGTCACGGCTCCGCCTCCACGCTGCGCGCGGGGCACAGCAGGACGATCGGCCTGAGCGTGATCGACATCGGCAACCCGTTCTTCACCGAGGTCGCCGCCGGGGTCGAGGACGTCGCCAGCGAGCTGGGGTACGCCGTCATCCTCGGCAACTCCGCCGGGTCGCAGGACAAGGAGGAGCGCAACCTGCGGGTGCTGGCCGAGCAGCGGGTGCGCGGCGTGCTGATCACCCCGTCGGGCGAGGACCCCGGCAGGCTCGACCGGCTGCGCGAGCACGGCATCAGCGTGGTGCTGGTGGACCATCCGGCGCACCGGCCCGACCAGTGCGCGGTGGCCGTGGACGACGTCGCGGGCGGCCGGGCGGCCGTGGCGCACCTGCTGTCCAAGGGCGCGCGCACCGTCGCGTACGTGACGGGCCCGCTGACCATCCGCCAGTGCGTGGAGCGCTGCGAGGGCGCCAAGGTCGCGATGCGCGCGGCCGGGCTGGACCCCGCCGACCTGCGGGTGGCGGAGGCCGCGACGATGACGGCCCGCGCGGGCGAGAAGGCCGCCGCGGACCTGATCGCCGACGGCCTGCCCGAGGCCGTCTTCTGCGCCAACGACCTGCTGGCGCTGGGCGTGCTGCGCGCGCTGCTGCGCTCGGGGGTGCGGGTGCCCGAGGACGTGGCGCTGATGGGCTACGACGACATCGACTTCGCCGCCGCCTCCACCGTGTCGCTCAGCTCGATGCGCCAGCCCACGTACCAGCTCGGCCGCATCGCCACCGAGCTGCTGCTGGACGAGTGCGACAACCCCGACACGCACGCGCACCAGCACATCATGTTCCAGCCGGAGCTCGTCGCCAGGGAGTCCACCCAATGA